From the genome of Geitlerinema sp. PCC 9228, one region includes:
- a CDS encoding DUF3181 family protein yields MANSETTQQIETLAAELGELYLDIAKWHLRLDDAHLHQKLAERIYPILVENQVSEDRVLPILQNMMVKVGGGRREIPLIDLLPMQGQVQLFDILEEFQKENM; encoded by the coding sequence ATGGCAAACTCCGAAACTACCCAACAAATCGAAACCCTCGCCGCCGAACTTGGCGAACTCTACCTGGATATTGCCAAGTGGCACCTGCGTCTCGATGACGCCCACCTGCACCAAAAATTGGCCGAACGCATCTATCCCATTTTGGTAGAAAATCAAGTTAGCGAAGACCGGGTTCTCCCCATTTTGCAAAATATGATGGTGAAAGTCGGCGGTGGCAGACGGGAAATTCCCCTCATCGACTTGCTTCCCATGCAGGGACAAGTCCAACTTTTTGATATCCTAGAAGAGTTTCAGAAAGAAAATATGTAG
- a CDS encoding 2TM domain-containing protein, translated as MPPRWPRKPDRQDPEYRKLDDRMTFAVHVAIFAAFNSGLWFFWNLQASPWTWTPWVTLGWTGVLAVHGLYIFAIANYSK; from the coding sequence ATGCCTCCTCGCTGGCCAAGAAAACCCGATCGCCAAGACCCGGAATACAGAAAACTCGACGACCGCATGACCTTTGCCGTTCATGTCGCTATTTTTGCCGCTTTTAATTCCGGATTGTGGTTTTTCTGGAACCTGCAAGCTTCTCCTTGGACGTGGACCCCTTGGGTGACGTTAGGATGGACGGGAGTTCTTGCGGTCCACGGACTGTATATTTTCGCGATCGCTAATTATTCTAAATAA